A stretch of Sinorhizobium meliloti DNA encodes these proteins:
- a CDS encoding AAA family ATPase, whose amino-acid sequence MKGEDDFPGDRPPNKENVVRFPVKARRYRFRDGKTIPPRPWIMRGLILRKQITSIIAAGGAGKSIFGLCVALHLAAGISFGPFKTVHGPKRVAILTVEEDDDEIDRRLAAIAKHFGFGKDESDRVFIVEIDDPPLLAQVDKRGVIHATEKLRRLEWELGQHGVDVLILDPFIELWSGAENDNGQVKAAVAVIRGVIRRLDAGCLLMHHVKKGLVTPGDIDAGRGAGALGGIVRLAHTITNMTADAAASLGVENPRGIVRVDFAKGNYLPDPGEASWFKFLSIDLENESPPAYPDSDKVGILVAWQPPGLFENLAYEQIDRVLDLIQSADGLEHERYTLAPQSRDRYVGILIVRVLDVSEERADRIAKCWKKSGLLFEQEYPGGKSRLKKGVFVDNSKRPSATAET is encoded by the coding sequence ATGAAGGGTGAGGACGATTTCCCCGGCGACCGCCCGCCGAACAAAGAAAACGTCGTCCGCTTTCCGGTGAAGGCACGCCGTTACCGTTTCCGGGACGGCAAGACCATCCCGCCACGGCCATGGATCATGCGCGGTCTCATCCTCAGAAAACAGATCACCTCGATCATCGCCGCCGGAGGCGCGGGCAAGTCGATCTTCGGGCTTTGCGTCGCGCTGCATCTCGCTGCGGGCATCTCCTTCGGTCCGTTCAAGACCGTCCACGGCCCGAAACGCGTCGCGATCCTGACGGTCGAGGAGGACGATGATGAGATCGACCGCAGGCTCGCCGCCATCGCCAAGCATTTCGGCTTCGGCAAAGACGAGTCCGACCGCGTCTTCATCGTCGAGATCGACGATCCGCCGCTGTTGGCGCAGGTGGACAAGCGAGGCGTTATCCATGCCACCGAGAAGCTTCGCCGCCTCGAATGGGAACTCGGCCAGCATGGCGTCGACGTGCTCATCCTCGATCCCTTCATCGAACTATGGTCGGGCGCGGAAAACGACAACGGACAGGTCAAGGCGGCAGTCGCCGTCATTCGCGGCGTCATCCGTCGCCTCGACGCCGGGTGCCTGCTGATGCACCACGTCAAGAAGGGCCTCGTCACCCCCGGCGATATCGATGCCGGTCGCGGCGCTGGTGCGCTCGGCGGCATCGTCCGGCTGGCGCACACTATTACCAACATGACGGCGGATGCCGCAGCTTCGCTCGGCGTCGAAAACCCGCGCGGCATCGTCCGCGTCGATTTTGCCAAAGGCAATTATCTGCCCGATCCCGGCGAGGCGAGCTGGTTCAAATTCCTGTCCATCGATCTCGAAAACGAGAGCCCGCCCGCTTACCCCGACTCGGACAAGGTCGGCATTCTCGTCGCGTGGCAGCCACCCGGCCTGTTCGAGAATCTCGCTTATGAGCAGATCGACCGGGTGCTTGACCTGATCCAGTCCGCCGACGGTCTTGAACACGAGCGTTACACGCTCGCGCCGCAATCGAGGGACCGTTACGTCGGCATCCTTATCGTCCGCGTGCTCGACGTCAGCGAGGAGCGCGCCGACCGCATCGCCAAGTGCTGGAAGAAGTCGGGTTTGCTCTTTGAGCAGGAATACCCCGGCGGCAAGTCAAGGTTGAAAAAAGGAGTGTTCGTCGACAACAGCAAGCGCCCCTCGGCGACCGCTGAAACGTGA
- a CDS encoding helix-turn-helix domain-containing protein has product MHPLKKWREGLPEGQRSLQAVAGRLGVTEAQVSRYESGKRKIPAEKLDRYEKITGIPRYVLRPDIFLPAPDEAR; this is encoded by the coding sequence ATGCATCCTTTGAAAAAATGGCGGGAGGGCCTTCCCGAAGGCCAACGGAGCTTGCAGGCGGTCGCCGGTCGGCTCGGCGTCACGGAGGCGCAGGTGTCGCGCTACGAATCCGGCAAGCGCAAGATTCCCGCTGAGAAACTCGACCGTTACGAAAAGATTACGGGCATCCCGCGCTATGTCCTGCGCCCCGATATTTTTCTGCCCGCCCCAGATGAAGCCCGCTGA
- a CDS encoding DUF3489 domain-containing protein, with protein MMHFKIVGGGGEADEARDTSPDAVVDFGQAQEAVKGKRKAKATKTGGGDTKAEKPKRAKKEKPVKEPRENKTDALALMLLEANGATVAEVAKAFGWQPHTTRAAISTLPKKKQFPEGHTLSSEKVEERGGRVYRIVKV; from the coding sequence ATGATGCATTTTAAAATCGTAGGTGGTGGCGGCGAGGCGGACGAAGCCCGCGACACCAGCCCGGATGCGGTGGTCGATTTCGGCCAAGCGCAGGAAGCGGTAAAGGGCAAGCGCAAGGCCAAGGCCACGAAGACGGGTGGCGGCGACACCAAGGCGGAAAAGCCGAAGCGGGCGAAGAAGGAAAAGCCGGTGAAGGAGCCACGCGAAAACAAGACTGACGCGCTGGCGTTGATGCTGCTCGAAGCAAACGGTGCCACAGTCGCGGAAGTCGCCAAGGCCTTTGGCTGGCAGCCGCACACCACCCGCGCGGCGATCTCGACACTGCCGAAGAAGAAGCAGTTTCCCGAGGGCCACACGCTTTCCTCGGAAAAGGTCGAGGAGCGGGGCGGGCGGGTCTACCGCATCGTCAAGGTCTGA
- a CDS encoding YqaJ viral recombinase family protein, which translates to MIERRAITTVPLWLEWRRSFLCASEVAAAVGVDEYRSPLSLYAEKLGLTSVTETPIMRRGRHFESAAVSYLAEEHHDWRIARPHVFVMDTERRLACTPDVLAEVPGKDGICNVQIKTISAPKFEEWHGVPPAGYTLQVATENMLLDAAHGYLAVLAVSTYEASLHLFEVPRHEAAEKKIASVAQDFWQNVEAGRLPKPDYRLDVDVIAEMHPQAKKGETIDLSGDNRLAEILPYRRHLKERQKAVADELSALDAEIRDKIGDVEEAEFPGWRITYRNQTRKSYTVPEWSGRKLNISERGRE; encoded by the coding sequence ATGATCGAACGTCGGGCAATCACAACCGTCCCGTTGTGGCTGGAATGGCGGCGGTCATTTCTCTGTGCCTCAGAGGTAGCCGCAGCCGTCGGCGTCGACGAGTATCGTTCGCCGTTGTCGCTCTACGCCGAAAAGCTGGGCTTAACCTCTGTCACCGAGACGCCGATCATGCGGCGCGGCAGGCACTTCGAGTCGGCGGCGGTTTCATACCTTGCGGAGGAGCACCACGACTGGCGCATCGCCCGCCCTCACGTCTTTGTCATGGACACCGAAAGGCGGCTTGCCTGTACCCCGGACGTGCTCGCCGAGGTGCCTGGAAAGGACGGCATCTGCAACGTCCAGATCAAGACGATCTCGGCACCGAAATTCGAGGAATGGCACGGTGTCCCGCCAGCGGGATACACGCTGCAGGTCGCGACCGAGAACATGCTGCTCGACGCCGCGCACGGCTATCTGGCAGTGCTGGCGGTGTCGACCTACGAGGCAAGCCTGCATCTTTTCGAGGTGCCGCGTCACGAAGCAGCGGAAAAAAAGATTGCCTCAGTGGCACAGGATTTCTGGCAAAACGTCGAGGCGGGCCGATTGCCGAAACCGGACTATCGCCTCGACGTCGACGTGATCGCCGAAATGCATCCGCAGGCGAAGAAAGGCGAGACCATCGATCTTTCCGGTGACAACCGGCTGGCGGAGATCCTGCCATACCGGCGGCACCTGAAAGAGCGCCAGAAGGCGGTGGCCGACGAGTTGTCGGCGCTCGACGCCGAGATCCGCGACAAGATCGGTGACGTCGAGGAAGCCGAGTTTCCCGGCTGGCGGATCACCTACCGAAACCAGACGCGCAAGAGCTACACCGTGCCGGAATGGTCAGGGCGCAAGCTCAACATTTCCGAAAGGGGCAGGGAATGA
- a CDS encoding helix-turn-helix domain-containing protein, which yields MARKKNSDAPAIWREFSNSLDDPKHLAEMVRGWRAYLDITADFAATLLGISVRTLNGIEQGRGFRYPLMLMQAMTAIDHDVQNHRASHGAAK from the coding sequence TTGGCCCGGAAGAAGAATTCAGACGCGCCCGCCATCTGGCGTGAATTTTCCAATTCCCTTGATGATCCCAAACATCTCGCCGAGATGGTGCGCGGCTGGCGTGCCTACTTGGATATCACTGCCGATTTTGCTGCTACTCTGCTCGGCATTTCGGTGCGCACGTTGAACGGCATCGAGCAAGGCAGGGGCTTTCGTTATCCGCTTATGCTCATGCAAGCCATGACTGCTATCGATCACGATGTACAAAACCATCGTGCCTCGCACGGAGCCGCAAAATGA
- a CDS encoding helix-turn-helix domain-containing protein translates to MNAEEKGQTAMKAKSPTGPVYFKEWRIHAGYSQEELALILNVNAATVSRIETQKRDFVGSYLFRFAKACNCPSPGDPVGRPPSQISIDALFRGNAEDRRRAEEILTAAIRSSLWSSDESSLWKNDGKGGEDGNDKPS, encoded by the coding sequence ATGAATGCTGAAGAGAAGGGACAGACAGCCATGAAGGCAAAGTCTCCAACCGGCCCCGTTTACTTCAAGGAATGGCGCATCCACGCAGGTTATTCGCAGGAGGAACTAGCGCTCATTCTCAACGTCAACGCCGCGACGGTATCCAGAATCGAAACACAAAAACGCGATTTTGTCGGGTCTTATCTGTTCAGATTCGCGAAAGCCTGCAATTGCCCCAGCCCCGGCGATCCGGTTGGCCGCCCCCCGTCGCAGATATCCATCGATGCCTTGTTTCGAGGCAACGCCGAGGATCGCAGGCGCGCCGAAGAGATCCTGACTGCCGCGATCCGCTCCTCGTTATGGTCTTCCGACGAGTCGTCGCTATGGAAGAATGACGGCAAGGGCGGCGAGGACGGGAACGACAAGCCAAGCTGA
- a CDS encoding phage terminase small subunit P27 family, giving the protein MPKGEKPKSKIVKLAEGNRSNVGIHRIYDEPQGLGHPRMPPGLNELAEEMWLYTVSSLPDGVLTRADEAALEAYAVNWSVFRQAREKLDKTGLLVQSPQGPVRNPLLVVMNNAVKAMMSTGSELGLTPAGRARLAHPEKWDSDPITLLLGE; this is encoded by the coding sequence ATGCCAAAAGGCGAAAAACCGAAATCGAAAATAGTCAAACTGGCCGAAGGCAACCGCAGCAATGTCGGCATCCATCGGATCTACGACGAGCCGCAGGGACTCGGCCATCCGCGCATGCCTCCGGGGCTAAATGAGCTGGCTGAGGAGATGTGGCTGTACACCGTTAGTTCGCTGCCGGACGGCGTGCTGACGCGGGCGGATGAAGCGGCTTTGGAAGCCTATGCGGTCAACTGGTCGGTGTTCCGGCAGGCCCGCGAGAAGCTCGACAAGACCGGCCTGCTGGTCCAGTCGCCGCAGGGGCCGGTCCGCAATCCGCTGCTGGTGGTGATGAACAACGCCGTCAAGGCGATGATGTCCACCGGCTCGGAACTCGGGCTGACGCCTGCCGGTCGGGCGCGGCTGGCGCATCCCGAAAAATGGGACAGCGACCCGATCACGCTGCTTCTGGGAGAATGA
- a CDS encoding terminase large subunit: protein MFIDKQAPSAGKSQIGLTSELRHLMVLRQVPKKDWGLPSGRAIAFAHSLIVPAGKHVGKPLRLAKPQIEFIRDVYNPRDKDGQRKRRQAVFSVARRNGKTLLAAVIILLHLVGPFKKPNSVIASAATTRKQASIVYRFVARMVKMNVVLAKRLKVVDSTKHVTHRRDGSFYSAIAAEAGGQFGEGLDLVVYDELSQAKNALLYDVLMTSLGAQVEPLMMIISTQAPADDHILSELIDYGLKIRAGEIEDDTFTVHLYAAESGCKLLDEREWKKANPAFGDYRDIGEFRAAMKRAEKVPSLENRLRNLYLNQRVQAKAPFLSPNVWVRGAKPTVEDLLYDGRPVYGGLDLSARTDLSAFVMAVEDDESNIHLVPRIWTPGDTLDERGLRDRAPYRVWADKGFLIPVPGQVLDYDSLAADVGELSSTIPFANVNYDMWRIDVLKQSFARLGVDVPLSPFGQGYKSMSPAIESFEELAVQGKLFHGGHPVLRWCISNAVIDSDAAGNRKLTKAKSFGRIDAGVAAVMAVAACRLRTEAELDIANLVA, encoded by the coding sequence GTGTTTATCGACAAGCAAGCGCCATCCGCTGGTAAATCTCAGATCGGGCTGACGTCCGAACTGCGCCATCTCATGGTGCTGCGCCAAGTGCCAAAAAAGGACTGGGGCCTGCCGTCCGGCAGGGCGATTGCGTTTGCGCATTCGCTGATCGTCCCGGCGGGCAAGCACGTCGGCAAGCCGCTCCGGCTGGCCAAGCCGCAGATCGAGTTTATTCGCGACGTCTATAATCCGAGAGACAAGGATGGCCAGCGCAAGCGAAGGCAGGCGGTGTTCTCGGTGGCGCGGCGCAACGGCAAGACGTTGCTGGCTGCGGTGATAATCCTTCTGCACCTGGTAGGCCCGTTCAAGAAGCCGAACTCGGTGATCGCCTCGGCTGCCACCACCCGCAAGCAGGCCTCGATCGTCTACCGCTTCGTCGCCCGCATGGTGAAAATGAACGTCGTGCTCGCCAAGCGGCTGAAGGTGGTCGACTCGACCAAGCACGTCACCCACCGCCGCGACGGCTCGTTCTATTCGGCCATCGCCGCCGAAGCCGGTGGCCAGTTCGGCGAAGGGCTTGACCTCGTGGTGTACGACGAGCTTTCGCAGGCGAAGAACGCGCTGCTCTACGACGTGCTGATGACCTCGCTAGGCGCGCAGGTCGAGCCGCTGATGATGATTATCTCCACCCAGGCTCCCGCCGACGACCACATCCTGTCGGAGCTGATCGACTACGGTCTGAAGATCCGCGCGGGCGAGATCGAGGACGATACCTTTACCGTCCATCTCTATGCCGCCGAATCCGGCTGCAAGCTGCTGGATGAGAGAGAATGGAAAAAGGCCAACCCGGCGTTCGGCGATTACCGCGACATCGGCGAATTCCGCGCCGCCATGAAGCGGGCCGAAAAGGTGCCGTCGCTCGAGAACCGGCTGCGCAATCTCTACCTCAACCAGCGCGTCCAGGCCAAAGCACCGTTTCTGTCGCCGAACGTATGGGTGCGTGGCGCAAAGCCGACGGTCGAAGATCTGCTCTACGATGGCAGGCCGGTCTATGGCGGGCTGGATCTGTCGGCCCGCACCGACCTCTCCGCCTTCGTCATGGCGGTCGAGGACGACGAGAGCAACATCCACCTCGTCCCGCGCATCTGGACGCCTGGCGATACGCTCGACGAACGCGGCTTACGCGACCGCGCGCCCTACCGCGTCTGGGCCGACAAGGGGTTTCTGATACCGGTGCCCGGACAGGTGCTCGACTATGATTCTCTCGCAGCCGACGTCGGCGAACTGTCGTCGACCATTCCGTTTGCCAACGTCAATTACGACATGTGGCGGATCGACGTCCTGAAACAGTCGTTCGCGCGGCTCGGCGTCGACGTGCCGCTGTCGCCGTTTGGTCAGGGTTATAAATCGATGTCACCGGCCATCGAGTCGTTCGAGGAACTGGCGGTGCAAGGCAAATTGTTCCATGGCGGGCACCCGGTGCTGCGCTGGTGCATATCGAACGCAGTGATTGACAGCGACGCCGCCGGGAACCGCAAGCTCACCAAGGCCAAATCATTCGGCAGGATCGACGCGGGCGTCGCTGCGGTGATGGCGGTCGCCGCCTGTCGGCTGAGAACGGAAGCTGAGCTGGATATCGCCAACTTGGTCGCTTAA
- a CDS encoding site-specific DNA-methyltransferase has translation MTMNLPWPADAVERRPLTSLKHYGANARTHSPEQVAQIAASIREFGFTIPLLVDEAGELIAGHGRALAAQEIGLELVPVMVARGWTQKQIKAYRLADNQLALNAGWDVKLLAAELETLPDMAALIGFSESELRRLGRLTGNPGLTDPDEAPALPDVPTSKAGDLWLCGQHRILCGDACNAQDVERLLSGVKPNLMVTDPPYGVDYDPHWRAEAGVNNNRKKMGEVVNDERADWRQAYDLFPGAVAYVWHAGKYASEVQASLEACGFQIHSQIIWAKDRFALSRGDYHWQHEPCWYAVRQKGNWCGDRSQSTLWTIPSRDDSGHGHSTQKPVEAMRRPMQNNSSAGQAVYDPFVGSGTTLIAAEMEARVALSLEINRAYVDVAVARWQDFTGEKARLDGGPSFDDVAGTIRP, from the coding sequence ATGACGATGAACCTGCCGTGGCCCGCCGACGCGGTCGAGCGCAGACCGCTTACAAGCCTGAAGCACTATGGCGCCAACGCGCGCACGCACTCGCCCGAGCAGGTGGCGCAGATCGCCGCGTCGATCCGTGAGTTCGGCTTTACCATCCCGCTCTTGGTCGACGAGGCGGGCGAACTGATCGCCGGACATGGGCGCGCGCTGGCGGCGCAAGAGATCGGCCTGGAACTGGTGCCGGTGATGGTTGCCCGCGGCTGGACGCAAAAGCAGATCAAGGCTTACCGGCTGGCCGACAACCAGCTGGCACTGAATGCCGGTTGGGACGTCAAGCTGCTCGCCGCCGAACTGGAGACGCTGCCGGATATGGCGGCGTTGATCGGTTTTTCGGAAAGCGAGCTTCGCCGCCTTGGCCGTCTAACCGGCAATCCGGGGCTGACCGATCCCGACGAGGCCCCGGCGCTGCCCGACGTCCCGACGTCAAAAGCAGGCGATCTCTGGCTGTGCGGCCAGCACCGCATCCTCTGCGGCGATGCCTGCAATGCGCAGGACGTCGAGCGGCTCTTGTCCGGCGTGAAACCGAACCTGATGGTGACCGACCCGCCCTATGGCGTCGACTACGATCCGCACTGGCGGGCCGAGGCAGGCGTCAACAACAACCGGAAAAAGATGGGCGAGGTCGTCAACGACGAACGCGCAGACTGGCGGCAGGCTTACGACCTGTTTCCCGGCGCGGTCGCCTATGTCTGGCACGCCGGGAAATACGCCAGCGAAGTGCAGGCGTCGCTGGAGGCTTGCGGCTTTCAGATCCATTCGCAGATCATCTGGGCCAAGGACCGCTTCGCGCTTTCGCGTGGCGATTATCACTGGCAGCACGAGCCGTGCTGGTATGCCGTCAGGCAGAAGGGAAACTGGTGCGGGGACCGCTCGCAATCGACGCTATGGACGATCCCGAGCCGCGACGACTCCGGCCACGGCCACTCGACACAGAAGCCGGTCGAGGCGATGCGCCGTCCGATGCAGAACAATTCAAGCGCCGGACAGGCGGTCTACGATCCGTTCGTCGGCTCCGGCACGACGCTGATCGCGGCGGAGATGGAGGCGCGGGTGGCGCTCAGCCTAGAAATCAATCGGGCCTATGTCGACGTCGCGGTGGCGCGCTGGCAGGATTTCACAGGAGAAAAGGCCCGCTTGGACGGCGGGCCTTCGTTCGACGATGTTGCTGGTACTATCAGACCTTGA
- a CDS encoding DNA cytosine methyltransferase, giving the protein MSKLLDLFSGIGTAKLAFEPYGWHCVAHAEIDRFAATLLRYRFPDTPNFGDVNGYRDWPDLDIDLVTGGTPCQAFSVAGLRQGLADPRGVLMLDYLAVARRYRPRWLVWENVAGALSHNDGRSFATFLRGLEECGYCCAWRVLDAQFVRTQRLPRAVPQRRRRLFVVGCLGDWRGPAEILLEPESMRGDSPPRRTPGQGAFADVAQSLVASGRGVERPGEPRGQDPVVADRLVSFGEYEIDGTGRGQPLIPVVAPTLSGAANRTGGDRPPGTMGADMHDSLIPIAFDSKSHRSGGEVSPTLRAMEFSGSHANAGGQVAVSFNARQDPVPGDVPGSLDEDGYSQAVAAHWGVRRLTPRECERLQGLPDDWTDIPWRGARHAPDGPRYRAIGNAWPLNVADWIASRITEWEVWHG; this is encoded by the coding sequence GTGTCTAAGCTGCTCGACCTGTTCTCCGGCATCGGCACCGCGAAGCTCGCCTTCGAGCCCTATGGCTGGCACTGCGTCGCCCATGCAGAGATCGATCGCTTCGCCGCGACGCTCTTGCGTTACCGCTTCCCCGACACGCCGAACTTCGGAGACGTCAATGGCTACCGCGACTGGCCCGACCTCGACATCGACCTTGTTACCGGCGGCACGCCCTGCCAAGCCTTCTCGGTCGCCGGACTCAGACAGGGGCTCGCCGATCCGCGCGGCGTCCTCATGCTCGATTATCTTGCCGTGGCTCGCCGCTACCGCCCCCGCTGGCTGGTTTGGGAAAACGTCGCCGGAGCCCTGTCGCACAACGATGGTCGGTCTTTTGCGACCTTCCTCCGGGGCCTGGAAGAATGCGGGTATTGCTGTGCCTGGCGGGTGCTTGACGCTCAGTTTGTCCGAACACAACGCCTTCCCCGCGCCGTGCCGCAGCGACGACGGCGTCTCTTCGTTGTCGGATGTCTTGGAGACTGGCGCGGTCCCGCCGAAATACTACTTGAGCCCGAAAGCATGCGCGGGGATTCTCCGCCGCGCCGCACGCCGGGGCAAGGCGCTTTCGCCGATGTTGCTCAAAGCCTTGTCGCAAGTGGCCGCGGCGTCGAGCGTCCCGGCGAGCCGCGCGGACAGGATCCGGTCGTTGCCGACCGCCTCGTCTCCTTCGGCGAATACGAAATAGACGGCACCGGCAGAGGCCAGCCGTTGATCCCGGTCGTGGCACCGACGCTTTCAGGTGCTGCCAACCGGACCGGTGGCGACCGCCCGCCCGGAACCATGGGCGCGGACATGCACGACTCGCTGATCCCGATTGCCTTCGATTCGAAAAGCCACCGCTCCGGCGGCGAGGTCTCGCCGACGCTGCGCGCGATGGAATTTTCCGGCAGCCACGCCAATGCCGGCGGACAGGTCGCGGTGTCCTTCAACGCGCGACAGGATCCAGTGCCTGGTGACGTGCCTGGTAGCTTGGACGAGGACGGCTACAGCCAAGCGGTGGCAGCGCACTGGGGCGTCCGGCGGCTAACGCCGCGCGAATGCGAACGGCTGCAGGGCTTGCCCGACGACTGGACCGACATTCCGTGGCGCGGTGCACGCCACGCACCGGACGGCCCGCGCTATCGCGCCATCGGCAATGCATGGCCATTGAACGTCGCTGATTGGATCGCCAGCCGCATCACCGAATGGGAGGTGTGGCATGGATGA
- a CDS encoding MT-A70 family methyltransferase, which yields MRRVASNHDSELILYETVSRWVTSVTEAWQSTIHGIFETGRLLIAAKAELRHGEWLAVVEQLPFSPRTTERLMAIACDQRLVNSTHVSLLPPSWGTLYEMTKLPDGTFQMLVENGTINPECERATITQFLKKKKRAVRERELSAKIEALPAKRYGLILADPEWRFEPYSRESGMDRAADNHYPTSATEIIASRPIAGIAAADSTLALWATVPMLPQALFVMESWGFEYKSNLVWVKDKIGTGYWFRNQHELLLIGTRGDVPAPAMGDQFPSVVYSPAIQHSAKPERILEILESYFPNIPKIELNRRGSPRNGWDAWGNEAEPC from the coding sequence ATGAGGCGGGTCGCATCCAATCATGACAGCGAATTGATCCTGTATGAAACTGTCTCGCGATGGGTGACTAGTGTCACCGAGGCGTGGCAATCGACGATCCATGGCATTTTCGAGACCGGACGGTTGCTGATCGCCGCCAAGGCAGAATTGCGGCACGGCGAATGGCTGGCAGTGGTTGAGCAACTGCCGTTCAGTCCCAGAACAACCGAACGGTTAATGGCAATCGCATGCGACCAACGATTAGTAAATTCGACACATGTGTCGCTTTTACCGCCGTCGTGGGGCACGCTCTATGAAATGACAAAACTGCCTGATGGCACGTTTCAGATGCTCGTCGAGAACGGCACGATCAATCCAGAATGCGAACGCGCTACCATCACTCAATTCCTGAAGAAGAAAAAGCGCGCTGTTCGCGAGCGAGAACTTTCCGCAAAGATCGAAGCGCTGCCGGCAAAACGTTATGGTTTGATCCTCGCCGATCCCGAATGGCGCTTTGAGCCTTATAGCCGGGAAAGCGGCATGGATCGCGCCGCCGACAATCACTATCCGACATCAGCAACAGAAATCATCGCCTCTAGGCCAATCGCCGGGATTGCCGCCGCCGATAGCACGCTGGCATTATGGGCGACCGTGCCGATGCTGCCGCAGGCGCTGTTCGTCATGGAATCGTGGGGCTTCGAGTACAAGAGCAATCTTGTCTGGGTAAAAGACAAGATCGGCACCGGTTACTGGTTCCGCAATCAGCATGAACTTCTGCTGATCGGAACTCGCGGCGATGTTCCGGCACCGGCCATGGGCGACCAGTTTCCTTCCGTCGTCTATTCGCCAGCGATCCAGCATTCGGCCAAGCCGGAACGGATCCTTGAAATCCTCGAAAGCTACTTCCCGAACATTCCAAAGATCGAACTCAACCGACGTGGCTCACCTCGCAACGGATGGGATGCATGGGGCAACGAGGCCGAGCCATGCTGA
- a CDS encoding HNH endonuclease, protein MRKRPRNIPYDHEWHRLARRFLKVFPLCSVRGCSRPAEHVDHVVTVRAAPERRLDWTNLQALCHRHHSRLTHAYDQGRLTGACDEDGFPVDPNHPWAQPTQREAIAAANREPVADPETAARLKRGYVRGERR, encoded by the coding sequence ATGCGCAAGCGCCCACGCAACATCCCTTACGACCACGAATGGCACCGACTGGCCCGTCGGTTCCTGAAGGTGTTCCCGCTGTGCTCGGTCAGAGGCTGCAGTAGACCCGCAGAGCACGTCGACCATGTCGTCACGGTCAGGGCAGCGCCCGAGCGCAGGCTGGACTGGACGAACCTGCAGGCGCTCTGTCACCGCCACCATTCCAGGCTGACACATGCTTACGATCAGGGACGGCTGACGGGTGCCTGCGACGAGGACGGTTTTCCTGTCGACCCCAACCACCCATGGGCGCAGCCAACCCAGCGGGAAGCGATAGCCGCTGCCAACCGTGAGCCTGTCGCCGACCCCGAGACGGCAGCACGGTTGAAGCGCGGCTATGTGCGTGGCGAGAGGCGGTGA